A section of the Mesorhizobium loti genome encodes:
- a CDS encoding SIS domain-containing protein has translation MQQRIGYRQAVARQTESLEIGRASVAAALKGLDLSAFAGKTIGLAGIGASYQAALAGALYLRASGIRAFAYTPTDLYGRTDEAADAFIALSASGQSREICDVMREASASPRLAVCRGSDNPLADLTGAVLATDSGADNGASSTGYTGTLLALGMLIDRFAGNGFDWTRLPGAVANVLSGAQQAAGQAARLLQGRTSIDIVGAGVGFANAGEAAMLIREAVRVPASGWDTLNYLHGPMESQDVATGVIAIGDGREVKIAQDMAGFGCPCALVTRRTDVADAESLVVISIPTLGNAMADAILEIIAIQLVAGDMQDAAGLTDITFRYRQTDTKLKPWSPTEV, from the coding sequence ATCGGTTATCGCCAGGCGGTGGCGCGCCAGACGGAAAGTCTCGAGATCGGCCGGGCGTCGGTGGCCGCGGCGCTCAAGGGTCTCGATCTCAGCGCTTTTGCCGGCAAGACGATCGGGCTTGCAGGCATCGGCGCCAGCTATCAGGCGGCGCTGGCCGGCGCGCTGTACCTGCGCGCTTCCGGCATCAGGGCTTTCGCCTACACGCCGACCGATCTCTATGGCCGCACGGATGAAGCCGCCGATGCCTTCATCGCGCTCTCTGCCTCGGGGCAGAGCCGCGAAATCTGCGATGTCATGCGCGAGGCATCAGCGTCGCCACGCCTGGCGGTTTGCCGGGGCAGCGACAATCCGCTGGCTGATCTGACCGGCGCGGTGCTGGCCACGGATTCGGGCGCCGACAATGGTGCGAGTTCGACGGGCTACACAGGGACCTTGCTGGCGCTCGGCATGCTGATCGACAGGTTTGCCGGCAACGGTTTCGACTGGACGCGTTTGCCCGGTGCTGTCGCCAACGTCCTGTCCGGCGCACAACAGGCGGCCGGGCAAGCGGCGCGGCTGCTGCAAGGCAGGACGTCAATCGACATTGTCGGCGCCGGTGTCGGCTTCGCCAATGCCGGCGAGGCCGCGATGCTGATCCGCGAAGCCGTTCGGGTGCCGGCCTCGGGATGGGATACGCTGAACTACCTGCATGGGCCGATGGAATCTCAGGATGTGGCCACCGGCGTGATCGCCATCGGCGACGGCCGCGAGGTCAAGATCGCGCAGGACATGGCCGGCTTCGGCTGTCCTTGCGCGCTGGTGACGAGGCGCACGGATGTCGCCGATGCCGAAAGTCTGGTGGTGATCTCCATTCCAACCCTCGGCAACGCCATGGCGGACGCCATATTGGAAATCATCGCCATCCAGCTTGTCGCCGGCGACATGCAGGACGCGGCCGGGCTCACGGACATCACCTTCCGCTATCGCCAGACCGACACCAAGCTTAAGCCGTGGTCGCCGACGGAAGTCTGA
- a CDS encoding ROK family transcriptional regulator encodes MAAAEIPNLTDSARAVLRLLASHGPVTRPKLGAMLDLSKPTMSAAVSELSALGLVASRGIERGAIGRTATIYGIGPGAGYAIGIDVGAAQVRAVAYSMDAQKLASAEEPIPETIAGDADEIGAVVLSVARATMAGVARSFRALRAIAVAVPRIVSNDRFDRPGGPSAVLGLLRRGIEVPIILENNVNCAAIGEMHFGAAQGHQTFAFLQVGVRVGLGFITEGRLFRGAGGAAGEIGRMPFPWSTSETPYREGLEHYLGSRALIERCRVDWPEHEGMPPDSAKDLFARALEGSPPAVAAVARHAADIGRLAAGCIGMLDPGLIVLGGGVGRNPLMTDNVAHVAAELAWPTRIAVSSLEDGGTALGAMKLAVDYSLGLMLREGRHPAVVLPPLSEQQQDATGTTGHAGDG; translated from the coding sequence ATGGCGGCTGCGGAAATCCCCAATCTGACCGACAGCGCCCGCGCCGTGCTGCGCCTGCTCGCTTCGCATGGGCCGGTGACACGGCCGAAGCTTGGCGCCATGCTCGACCTGTCGAAGCCGACCATGTCGGCGGCGGTTTCGGAACTGAGCGCGCTCGGCCTCGTCGCCTCGCGTGGGATTGAGCGCGGCGCCATCGGCCGCACGGCGACGATCTACGGCATCGGCCCGGGTGCGGGTTATGCGATCGGCATCGATGTCGGCGCCGCCCAAGTGCGCGCTGTGGCCTATTCGATGGACGCGCAGAAGCTGGCGTCGGCGGAAGAGCCCATCCCGGAAACGATAGCCGGCGATGCCGACGAGATCGGCGCCGTCGTGCTGTCGGTGGCGCGTGCCACCATGGCTGGGGTGGCCAGGAGTTTTCGCGCGCTGCGCGCCATCGCGGTGGCGGTGCCGCGCATCGTGTCCAACGATCGTTTTGACCGCCCTGGTGGGCCGTCCGCCGTGCTTGGCCTGCTGCGCCGCGGCATCGAGGTGCCGATCATCCTGGAAAACAACGTCAACTGCGCGGCCATCGGCGAAATGCATTTTGGCGCCGCGCAAGGCCACCAGACCTTCGCCTTCCTGCAGGTTGGCGTCCGGGTCGGCCTCGGCTTCATCACCGAGGGGCGCCTGTTTCGCGGCGCCGGCGGTGCGGCGGGCGAAATCGGCCGCATGCCGTTTCCGTGGTCGACCAGCGAGACGCCCTATCGTGAGGGGTTGGAACACTATCTCGGCTCACGGGCGCTGATCGAGCGCTGCCGTGTCGACTGGCCAGAACATGAAGGAATGCCGCCGGACTCGGCCAAGGATCTGTTCGCGCGTGCTCTGGAGGGCTCGCCGCCGGCGGTGGCGGCCGTGGCGCGCCATGCCGCCGATATCGGCAGGCTGGCGGCGGGCTGCATCGGCATGCTCGACCCCGGGCTGATCGTGCTTGGCGGCGGCGTCGGCAGAAACCCGCTGATGACGGACAATGTCGCGCATGTCGCGGCGGAACTCGCCTGGCCGACACGGATCGCCGTCAGCTCGCTGGAAGACGGCGGCACGGCGCTCGGCGCGATGAAGCTGGCTGTCGATTACAGCCTCGGGCTGATGCTGCGCGAAGGCCGCCATCCGGCTGTCGTGCTGCCACCGCTGTCGGAGCAGCAGCAGGACGCGACGGGTACGACTGGGCATGCAGGGGACGGCTGA
- a CDS encoding molecular chaperone HscC, producing the protein MSEFPILGIDLGTTNSLVAHFTEQGPILIPNAIGAFLTPSAVGLSDSGDLLVGQAAKDRLVSNPDISTARFKRYMGTDHVVRLGRKTFRPEELSAFVLRSLKADAEAHLQHPIDDAVISVPAYFNDVQRKATIAAAQLAGLKVSRLINEPTAAALAYGLHRKHDESTFLVVDLGGGTFDVSILEMFSGVMEVRASAGDAFLGGEDFTDILVALLGKDLGRDDLGKGDLSRLRALADEAKHKLSTSKDADIRYVLDGEQKHLSVSADRFEEATTQLVNRMKAPLQRAMRDAHLGNDQIDRIILVGGATRMPVIKSAITKLFKRFPEHDLDPDHVVALGAAVQAGLASRHQALDDIVMTDVSPFTLGIETNHKVGPNGQTLPGYFAPIIERNTVIPASRVERFYSAVPGQQKVELNVFQGEAPLVRDNVKIGTLSVPIPVNHNANEAVDVRFTYDTSGVLEVIATVVTNGKVHRLVIEGNPGALSQKDILQRLAELERIKIHPREEAVNAALVARITKAFENALGPQRKVLSARLGEFEATLARQHPKEIAAARSQITEELEALEKYDVY; encoded by the coding sequence TTGTCTGAGTTCCCAATTCTCGGCATTGACCTTGGCACGACAAATTCGTTGGTAGCTCATTTTACCGAACAAGGCCCCATATTGATCCCCAATGCTATCGGCGCTTTTCTGACGCCTTCCGCCGTTGGACTTAGCGACAGCGGTGACTTGCTGGTCGGCCAGGCAGCCAAGGACAGGCTCGTGTCCAATCCCGATATAAGCACGGCACGATTCAAGCGTTACATGGGCACGGACCATGTGGTTCGTCTCGGCCGCAAGACATTTCGACCGGAAGAGTTGTCCGCGTTCGTTCTGCGCTCCTTGAAAGCGGATGCGGAGGCGCATCTCCAGCACCCTATCGACGATGCGGTTATTTCCGTGCCGGCCTACTTCAACGATGTGCAACGCAAGGCAACGATCGCTGCCGCACAACTCGCGGGCCTTAAGGTAAGCCGGCTGATCAATGAACCGACCGCGGCTGCCTTGGCTTATGGCCTGCACCGCAAGCACGATGAAAGCACCTTTCTCGTCGTGGATCTTGGCGGCGGCACATTCGACGTTTCAATTCTGGAGATGTTTTCTGGCGTTATGGAGGTGCGGGCCTCGGCCGGGGACGCATTTCTGGGCGGAGAAGACTTCACGGATATCCTTGTGGCGTTGCTGGGCAAGGATCTTGGCCGTGATGATTTGGGGAAGGGAGATCTGTCACGGCTGCGTGCGCTGGCTGACGAAGCAAAGCACAAGCTTTCAACCAGCAAAGACGCCGATATCCGATATGTCCTGGACGGCGAGCAGAAGCATCTCTCTGTCTCTGCAGATCGTTTTGAGGAGGCAACGACGCAGTTAGTCAACCGGATGAAGGCCCCTTTACAGCGCGCGATGCGCGACGCACACCTAGGCAACGACCAGATCGACCGGATCATACTCGTTGGCGGCGCAACGAGAATGCCGGTCATCAAGTCTGCAATAACCAAACTTTTCAAGCGTTTTCCGGAACATGATCTCGACCCCGATCATGTCGTGGCCTTGGGCGCGGCTGTACAGGCCGGGCTTGCTTCCCGGCATCAGGCGCTCGACGACATCGTCATGACCGATGTTTCACCCTTCACCTTGGGTATCGAGACAAACCACAAAGTCGGACCGAACGGCCAAACCCTGCCCGGATATTTCGCTCCGATCATTGAGCGCAACACGGTCATTCCGGCGAGCCGGGTTGAGCGTTTCTATAGTGCCGTTCCTGGCCAGCAGAAAGTGGAACTCAATGTCTTTCAGGGCGAGGCGCCGCTGGTACGCGACAATGTGAAGATAGGCACATTGAGCGTTCCTATTCCCGTCAATCACAACGCAAATGAAGCGGTCGATGTTCGCTTTACCTACGATACGTCCGGAGTGCTTGAAGTCATCGCAACGGTCGTCACCAACGGCAAGGTTCATCGACTTGTCATAGAAGGCAATCCGGGCGCTCTTTCGCAAAAAGACATTCTGCAACGCCTGGCGGAACTTGAACGGATCAAGATCCACCCACGCGAAGAAGCGGTTAACGCGGCGCTTGTCGCGCGCATCACGAAAGCTTTTGAAAATGCCTTGGGGCCGCAACGCAAGGTGTTGTCGGCACGGCTTGGGGAATTCGAGGCGACCCTTGCCCGGCAACACCCCAAGGAAATCGCCGCCGCGCGATCCCAAATCACGGAAGAACTCGAAGCGTTAGAGAAGTACGATGTTTATTGA
- a CDS encoding FMN-dependent NADH-azoreductase — MSILLVTSSPRGAASHSTRIATEFAEKLLAADPSNTLVVRDLVANPLPHIDADYSTGIYTPAEARTPRQAEVVGVSDVVLDELFAADTVILATGFINFNISSTLKSWVDHIARSGRSFAYGENGPKGLVTGKKVYIVLASGGIYSEGAAIQFDHAVPYLRGVLGFLGMTDVDVIRIEGVGMGPDAVTAALAKATAKVDAVVASQQVAAAA, encoded by the coding sequence ATGTCCATTCTTCTTGTAACCTCGAGCCCGCGCGGCGCTGCCTCGCACTCAACCCGCATCGCCACCGAATTCGCCGAGAAACTCCTCGCCGCCGACCCGTCGAACACGCTTGTCGTGCGCGACCTCGTCGCCAACCCCCTGCCGCATATCGATGCCGACTATTCAACCGGCATCTATACGCCTGCCGAAGCGCGCACGCCGCGCCAGGCTGAAGTCGTCGGCGTCTCCGACGTCGTGCTCGACGAGCTGTTCGCCGCCGACACGGTGATCCTGGCCACCGGCTTCATCAACTTCAACATCTCCTCGACGCTGAAGTCCTGGGTCGATCACATCGCCCGTTCCGGCAGAAGCTTTGCCTATGGCGAGAACGGCCCCAAGGGCCTCGTCACCGGCAAGAAGGTCTATATCGTGCTGGCTTCGGGCGGCATCTATTCCGAAGGTGCTGCCATCCAGTTCGATCACGCGGTTCCCTATCTGCGCGGCGTGCTCGGCTTCCTCGGCATGACCGACGTCGACGTCATCCGCATCGAAGGCGTCGGCATGGGCCCCGACGCGGTGACCGCGGCGCTCGCCAAGGCGACCGCCAAGGTCGACGCCGTGGTGGCCAGCCAGCAGGTTGCTGCGGCTGCGTAA
- a CDS encoding LysR family transcriptional regulator has product MAQPNPTLDQLQILVAVADTGSFSAAGRKLNRAQSVISYGIANLEAQLGLKLFEREGTREPQLTEIGRAMLEDARRMIGVLQRMRSRVDGHHHGLEAEVALSVDVSLPAPVLVRVLKAFEAQFPTVMLRLHIGTLGVIPDHVVSGQADLGIGGLLGEVDVHLIRIGFMTLVPAAAPSHPLAQLPKPVAIEDVREHIQLVVTDQSERTKGRDYGVFAYRTWRLTDVRTKHMLMREGLGWGGLPRWLIADDLAAGRLVELDLEPYKEVNSSLFAMHRADRSPKPAAAWLIEEFKRELGCFNEFEPGEVPGEELETIRQSAP; this is encoded by the coding sequence ATGGCGCAACCCAACCCGACCCTCGATCAGCTTCAGATCCTTGTCGCCGTTGCCGATACCGGGAGCTTCTCGGCCGCCGGCCGCAAGCTCAACCGCGCCCAATCGGTCATCAGCTACGGCATCGCCAATCTCGAGGCGCAGCTTGGGCTGAAGCTTTTCGAACGCGAGGGCACCCGCGAGCCGCAGCTGACCGAGATCGGCCGGGCGATGCTGGAGGATGCAAGGCGCATGATCGGCGTGCTGCAGCGTATGCGTTCTCGGGTCGACGGCCACCATCATGGGCTGGAGGCGGAAGTCGCGCTGTCGGTCGATGTCTCGTTGCCCGCACCGGTGCTGGTGCGGGTGCTGAAGGCGTTCGAGGCGCAGTTTCCTACCGTGATGCTGCGCCTGCATATCGGCACGCTCGGCGTGATTCCAGATCATGTCGTCAGCGGACAGGCCGATCTTGGCATTGGCGGCCTTCTCGGCGAGGTCGACGTGCATCTCATTCGCATTGGCTTCATGACACTGGTTCCGGCCGCCGCACCCAGCCACCCGCTGGCACAGTTGCCGAAGCCCGTGGCGATCGAGGATGTGCGCGAGCATATCCAGCTTGTCGTCACTGACCAGTCCGAGCGCACCAAGGGGCGCGACTATGGCGTCTTTGCCTACCGGACATGGCGGCTGACGGACGTGCGCACCAAACATATGCTGATGCGCGAGGGGCTCGGCTGGGGCGGGCTGCCGCGTTGGCTGATCGCCGACGACCTGGCCGCCGGTCGCCTCGTTGAACTCGATCTGGAACCCTACAAGGAAGTGAATTCGTCGCTGTTTGCCATGCACCGCGCCGATCGCAGCCCGAAGCCGGCCGCCGCCTGGCTGATCGAGGAGTTCAAGCGGGAGCTCGGCTGCTTCAACGAGTTCGAGCCGGGCGAGGTGCCTGGCGAGGAGTTGGAGACAATCCGTCAATCAGCGCCATGA